In Salvelinus alpinus chromosome 22, SLU_Salpinus.1, whole genome shotgun sequence, one genomic interval encodes:
- the brca2 gene encoding breast cancer type 2 susceptibility protein isoform X6 has protein sequence MDIRRNMFDAFKDQIWEELGPLNPNWFEELTAEASSWDRGDTEKENPSTAISCGQDGSFKTPLGKCPLDGDMFSTPKIFRQRRPQSPETLTEDALFSPDQGTSATEKMDTSPCLFGKSIDSETPSKSYRTRLHGDSFGLLDTPKPSMQAHSAKRISESLGAQLDPDMSWTSSLNTPVMSPTIILTKSEEHRTMCPVRIATEEQVMFVRKLFPSAMESGSTMLSPEQNDRPLCQHNGPDSHLPGVIDISPGFQDTLPGDSGSHWKQTLPDAIEDGEIRSTVAGVLDGAEDVLSIFFSNRSLALQRVKTKERIKRKQSGATKEHVPTSTMEHDKVSSERAGEYQHTRETSEPLESRTDMKSGDLATSQWTPINVPDISGYDMDSFHHEGSSSTNHIIPQDGISETFRDFTGSQQPDGGFSKQTVQVESALSRRTLPYTSQPEGSQLTGSVVESALQHTFPRKTRTFVYCVKNPLLSVQEKYVTQMLPASPGTAPRGENQNIKQSETIPNEAEFNHLNKTALDGKKPLVQQKSATEENIVSQAPTKDPDLDMSQLCRVFAQDFSQVVDYSQPCSKRADAIKNGFSASACLLAMRLRNRKQLNKLEWGQKPEHLNSGISDEMHISGSQFSNSANTSRMKSTLCDSGFPPSTLSDVTQTESSHVHPSSEKSYGNQSSRGFETGNNWIISLPPEAIKKAKASLDDLTEENMTDVVTAASEVKAVLSCVTGSQLSTEVKFISPLNIAKRSKQTSVKLNGQVHVQTPRSVNVSVSSHPGSGFKMASNKKIHFFSANLEKDKDLFKEIEDEIPAVNIPEISLPEEGNMSCGLELVDGSHLPPLLYTHQRSVDSQGPLTASQRADVSELCSLLEAADSQFEFTQFKPAKLNFYVPDGSPPRQSEKELGPDFLTGIDFNDSFNSDVEKQSVKMATPDKNTTISHCKEICQVTTTKIKSSGASSNSTEKPKEHVIHRRVLYIPSYSSENIAEGSFGLLTKTTNKNHLLDMDTNTSGMECESKDLPKLGVGFKTAGGNAMIVSEKCLSKARALFADFEEKNCAPKCAVKNPEQVETSPVQYRGEVDTNVDSNVTHFHGPEKKVDLKEPRDEYIDKIKVDFTHSHKHGDGGFQTASGKGVTISAKALQKANAVFKDCDAMEGAGCASEKLSKTSVVSETGSNNFERNNCGFSTARGKRVDVSAKSLLKARTLLNDCDELENSKPGKILSLNAKIPSQNIPQKSDCDFKKLSSKAASISAKIPFTAETPFDGGTSHDVLGAKSKMLEPENSQTHAKDPLKNGCGFSTASGKRVSVSEGALLKAQALLSECHVDGEELSKPKKKITVDLHTIQNPTQKHSGFKTATVSEVTVSPKVHNQAKAVFNNCDSNMDSLISAEAKQGNIDVKSADGLMNNPGKSYCAFMTAGGKNVHVSEKGILKAKSILNENLDNCTDSNAIEEAWFSDGRFSLLTEDGTGVKKGAGNKSNSSDLNGDEKSCDFSTAGGRTVHMSDGALQKAKSILNECDVIENPQPENGHKVHLEKIPTKETHEISHGSTASGKGVFISEKALQEACDDTLASDTDPHKRSEANRPLKVPTPHINVQRVPVKAVRLEDREVIQTIVGMACQSSSVECQAESSLLHFESLGFSGCSVTQRRYFAQEAMDCTKALLEDEDLTDHCPGTPIQANPMSCKRGFEMRSGIVKRSAEDLGMTDQPPLKRRLLTKFDRTVDCSRRSELTPAKSSSDGIFKDRRVFKYNVALQPNVTRPYRANQRCVDTRLNKTEPQKTTSDPTAEDRKPVSSKTAVFVPPFRRNVKLEPQRSSGLQDKTRAPGVFVSPFRKDNRVTREGSFKPSEDNHSPFISEMPSKTTSVPLPEYNPITDTGSDNAKESIKEQDPQNIDKTDLGDDGGHCLPVTLGGEDATAEESIAGQLAPDGTLLDVVYDAECLQLARDMQDMRIKKKKRQTIRPLPGSLYLAKTSGVARLTLREAVGGRHPVQHTHKQLYGYGVHRHVLDISSESAEAFRFVCRHFFRREAFVEGCIQLADGGWLIPRNDGTAGKHEFHRALCDSPGVDPKLISEAWVFNNYRWVVWKQACMERAFPAVMGSLCLTPEQVLLQLKYRYDLEVDNSKRSALRKIMERDDTAVKTMVLCVCGVVTKGHNSTRQSWSETKTKTPPGSAAGSKATSSPVGLIWLTDGWYAIKAQLDVPLTAMLHRGRLAIGGKVLVHGAELVGSQDACSPLEAPDSLMLKIGANGTRVARWYTRLGFYSNPSPFLLPLSSLYSNGGPVGCVDIVVLRSYPTQWMEKKSDGGFAFRAGRAEEREARRHGDAKHKAMEILFAKIQAQFEKEDVCGKPRGRRRTLRGRDIETLLDGEELYDAVENDPVYLEGRLSEQQREALNSYRRCVGERRQAALQERFRQALESTQEGEGGSCHNRDVTPIWKLSVADSRAKPGSNVYLLNIWRPSMDLQSLLKEGCRYKAYKLSTSEGKKRAGNTSIQLTATKKTQFQNLQASAGWLSERFQAREAVGFRVLLNRDLKPLCGEVDLVGYVISITDRQGHSPVVYLVDGWLDFVKVRCCSSLVQQGLEEVVKPLALVALSNLQLRAHPSSPTPIRSAIPGLYAGELVSFSTNPKEPHLQEAATQLRTLVQGQEHFFRTAEERLSNLVQGSAQCRLPLPWTPGWKADAKPDARTTMTPQQSVRSVGPFTPLNRVVPPPACSSGGDNKDPKSLKRKRCLEYLCRVPSPPPLCPLGTMTLPSPSVNKTFNTPRRTETHRILKTPLAPTPQHVHLPQEDEWVEDEELVMIDTQALHDGIGIDT, from the exons ATGGACATAAGGAGAAACATGTTTGATGCTTTCAAGGATCAAATATGGGAAG AGTTGGGACCTCTGAACCCAAACTGGTTTGAGGAACTCACTGCTGAAGCTTCCAGTTGGGATCGGGgtgatacagagaaagagaatcCCAGCACTGCAATATCTTGTGGACAAGATGGCAGTTTCAAAACACCATTGGGGAAATGTCCCCTTGATGGTGATATGTTCTCTACCCCGAAGATTTTCAGGCAGAGAAGACCACAGTCTCCTGAGACATTGACAGAAGATGCACTTTTTTCCCCTGATCAAG GAACCTCTGCAACAGAAAAAATGGACACAAGCCCATGTTTATTTGGAAAATCAATAGACAG CGAGACCCCCAGTAAATCCTATAGAACAAGGCTGCATGGAGACAGTTTTG GGCTGCTTGACACACCGAAACCCTCTATG CAGGCACACTCTGCCAAACGTATATCTGAAAGTCTTGGTGCACAGTTAGACCCTGATATGTCCTGGACCAGTTCTCTCAATACACCTGTCATGTCGCCCACCATCATTTTGA CTAAAAGTGAGGAGCATAGGACTATGTGCCCAGTAAGAATTGCTACCGAAGAGCAGGTTATG TTTGTGCGAAAGCTTTTCCCCTCGGCCATGGAGTCTGGAAGCACAATGCTGTCACCAGAACAGAATGATAGACCTCTCTGTCAACACAATG GACCGGATTCCCACTTGCCTGGTGTGATTGACATCTCCCCTGGCTTTCAAGACACGCTACCTGGTGACAGTGGCAGCCATTGGAAACAGACTTTACCAGACGCTATTGAGGACGGAGAAATCCGCAGCACTGTGGCCGGTGTCCTAGATGGAGCTGAGGATGTCCTCTCCATATTCTTCAGCAACAGAAGTTTGGCTTTACAAAGGGTGAAGACCAAAGAGAGAATCAAAAGGAAGCAAAGTGGCGCAACTAAGGAACACGTACCTACTTCTACAATGGAACATGACAAAGTATCCAGTGAGAGAGCAGGAGAATACCAACACACTAGGGAAACCTCTGAGCCTCTTGAGTCCAGGACTGACATGAAGTCTGGGGATTTGGCGACTTCTCAGTGGACTCCAATAAATGTACCTGATATTTCAGGCTATGATATGGATTCATTTCACCATGAGGGGTCTTCCTCTACTAATCACATAATTCCACAAGATGGCATAAGTGAAACATTCCGTGACTTCACTGGGAGCCAGCAGCCGGATGGCGGTTTCTCTAAGCAGACTGTCCAGGTGGAGTCTGCCCTTTCCAGAAGAACATTACCATACACCAGCCAGCCAGAGGGATCTCAATTGACAGGGTCTGTAGTCGAAAGCGCTCTGCAACACACCTTTCCcaggaaaacaaggacatttgtttACTGTGTCAAAAATCCACTTCTGTCAGTGCAAGAAAAATATGTTACTCAGATGTTACCTGCATCACCTGGAACTGCTCCCAGAG GTGAAAATCAGAACATAAAACAAAGTGAAACCATACCAAATGAAGCGGAGTTTAATCATCTTAACAAAACTGCCTTGGATGGGAAAAAGCCGCTAGTTCAGCAGAAAAGTGCAACTGAAGAAAATATTGTTTCACAAGCACCGACCAAAGACCCTGATCTTGATATGTCACAGCTTTGCAGGGTATTTGCGCAAGATTTTAGCCAAGTAGTTGACTACAGTCAACCATGCAGCAAAAGAGCAGATGCTATTAAAAATGGCTTCTCTGCATCAGCTTGTCTCTTAGCAATGAGACTAAGGAACAGAAAACAGTTGAATAAACTAGAATGGGGCCAGAAACCTGAACATCTTAACTCTGGCATCAGTGATGAAATGCATATTTCTGGTTCTCAGTTTAGCAACTCTGCAAACACGTCTAGAATGAAGAGTACATTGTGTGATAGCGGCTTCCCCCCCTCCACCCTTTCTGATGTCACACAAACAGAATCATCCCATGTTCACCCTAGCTCTGAAAAAAGTTATGGAAATCAGTCATCTAGAGGGTTTGAAACGGGTAACAACTGGATTATCTCTTTGCCTCCAGAAGCAATAAAGAAAGCAAAAGCATCATTGGATGACTTAACTGAGGAAAATATGACTGATGTTGTTACTGCTGCCAGTGAAGTGaaagctgtgttgtcatgtgtgaCAGGAAGCCAACTGTCCACAGAAGTGAAGTTCATTAGTCCACTCAACATTGCCAAAAGGTCAAAGCAAACCAGCGTAAAATTGAATGGTCAAGTTCATGTTCAGACCCCTCGGAGCGTCAATGTTTCGGTTTCCTCACACCCTGGGTCTGGTTTCAAAATGGCCTCCAATaagaagatacattttttttcaGCAAATCTGGAGAAAGACAAGGATCTGTTTAAGGAGATTGAGGATGAAATACCTGCAGTCAATATTCCTGAGATAAGCCTTCCTGAGGAAGGTAACATGTCATGTGGATTGGAGCTTGTTGATGGATCTCATTTACCACCTCTACTCTATACACACCAGAGGTCTGTTGATAGCCAAGGTCCGTTGACAGCCTCACAGAGAGCTGATGTTTCAGAATTGTGCAGTCTCTTAGAAGCTGCAGACAGCCAATTTGAGTTCACACAGTTTAAACCAGCAAAGCTGAACTTCTATGTACCAGATGGTAGCCCCCCTCGTCAATCTGAGAAAGAATTGGGTCCCGACTTTCTCACTGGCATAGATTTCAATGACAGTTTCAACTCTGATGTTGAGAAGCAATCTGTGAAGATGGCCACCCCTGACAAAAATACAACTATTTCTCATTGCAAGGAAATTTGCCAAGTAACAAccaccaaaattaaatctagtgGGGCATCCAGCAATTCAACAGAGAAACCCAAAGAACATGTTATCCACAGAAGAGTACTTTACATTCCCAGTTATAGCTCTGAAAACATAGCTGAGGGTTCCTTTGGTTTGTTGACAAAAACCACAAACAAGAACCATCTACTCGATATGGATACGAACACCAGTGGAATGGAGTGTGAAAGCAAAGATCTCCCCAAGTTGGGTGTGGGTTTTAAAACTGCTGGCGGAAATGCTATGATAGTTTCAGAGAAGTGTCTGAGCAAAGCAAGGGCCTTGTTTGCAGATTTTGAGGAAAAAAACTGTGCACCCAAGTGTGCAGTAAAGAATCCGGAACAAGTTGAAACGTCACCTGTTCAATATAGAGGCGAAGTTGATACAAATGTTGATTCAAATGTGACACATTTTCATGGCCCTGAAAAGAAAGTAGATCTGAAGGAACCACGTGATGAATACATTGACAAGATTAAAGTGGACTTTACACATTCTCACAAACATGGGGATGGTGGATTCCAGACAGCCAGTGGTAAAGGAGTGACCATCTCGGCAAAGGCCCTTCAAAAAGCAAATGCAGTCTTCAAAGACTGTGACGCTATGGAAGGTGCAGGTTGTGCATCAGAAAAGCTGAGCAAAACAAGTGTTGTATCAGAGACTGGCAGTAATAATTTTGAGAGAAACAATTGTGGCTTCAGCACTGCTCGAGGGAAGAGAGTTGATGTTTCTGCAAAATCTCTACTGAAGGCAAGGACTCTCCTGAATGACTGTGATGAATTGGAAAATTCTAAGCCAGGGAAAATCCTCAGCTTGAATGCAAAGATACCAAGTCAGAATATTCCGCAGAAAAGTGACTGTGATTTTAAGAAACTCAGTAGTAAAGCAGCCTCCATATCAGCAAAGATCCCTTTTACAGCAGAAACTCCATTTGATGGTGGCACGTCACATGATGTTCTAGGGGCAAAGAGCAAAATGCTCGAACCAGAGAATTCTCAAACCCATGCCAAAGATCCTTTGAAAAATGGATGTGGGTTCAGTACTGCCAGTGGTAAAAGAGTGTCTGTGTCCGAAGGGGCACTGTTGAAAGCACAGGCTCTTTTGAGTGAATGTCATGTAGATGGAGAGGAACTTTCTAAACCAAAGAAAAAAATCACAGTAGATCTTCATACCATTCAGAATCCAACACAGAAGCACAGTGGATTTAAGACTGCAACTGTCTCAGAAGTTACCGTATCACCTAAGGTCCATAATCAAGCAAAGGCTGTTTTCAACAACTGCGATTCCAATATGGACAGCTTAATCAGTGCTGAAGCAAAGCAAGGGAATATAGACGTAAAGTCGGCGGATGGTCTGATGAACAATCCAGGGAAAAGCTATTGTGCCTTCATGACAGCTGGTGGAAAGAATGTGCATGTATCTGAAAAGGGTATTTTGAAGGCGAAGAGCATTCTGAATGAAAACCTTGATAACTGCACAGACTCAAATGCCATTGAGGAGGCTTGGTTTTCAGATGGTAGATTTTCGTTACTCACTGAAGATGGTACAGGTGTCAAAAAAGGAGCAGGGAACAAATCAAATTCTTCTGACCTCAACGGTGATGAAAAGAGCTGTGATTTCAGCACTGCCGGTGGCAGGACTGTGCATATGTCCGATGGAGCACTCCAGAAAGCAAAGTCTATTCTGAACGAATGTGATGTAATTGAAAATCCACAACCTGAGAATGGCCACAAAGTGCATCTGGAAAAGATTCCAACAAAGGAAACGCATGAAATCTCTCATGGTAGCACAGCCAGTGGGAAAGGGGTGTTTATTTCAGAGAAGGCACTTCAAGAAGCATGTGATGATACCCTTGCCAGTGATACTGACCCTCACAAAAGATCTGAAGCAAATAGGCCACTGAAGGTCCCTACTCCCCATATTAATGTTCAGCGTGTGCCGGTCAAAGCAGTCCGACTGGAGGACCGCGAAGTGATCCAGACCATTGTTGGAATGGCATGTCAGTCTTCATCTGTGGAATGTCAAGCGGAGTCTtccttgttacattttgaatcccTTGGATTCAGTGGCTGCTCTGTGACTCAGAGGAGGTACTTTGCCCAGGAGGCCATGGATTGTACCAAGGCTCTTTTAGAGGACGAAGACTTGACCGATCATTGTCCTGGAACACCAATCCAAGCTAACCCCATGTCCTGCAAGAGGGGTTTTGAGATGAGAAGTGGAATTGTGAAAAGGTCGGCAGAGGATTTAGGGATGACAG ACCAGCCTCCTCTGAAAAGAAGACTCTTGACCAAATTCGACAGAACTGTGGATTGTAGTAGACGGTCAGAACTCACTCCAGCTAAAAGCAGTTCAGATG GTATATTTAAAGACAGGAGAGTCTTCAAATATAATGTGGCTCTTCAACCTAATGTCACCAGGCCATATCG CGCTAACCAGAGATGTGTAGACACAAGGCTGAATAAGACCGAGCCACAGAAGACAACGTCAGATCCAACCGCCGAAGACCGTAAACCAGTTAGCTCCAAGACAGCTGTATTTGTCCCCCCATTCCGGAGGAATGTCAAGCTTGAGCCACAGAGGAGCAGTGGTCTTCAGGACAAGACTAGAGCACCTGGTGTGTTTGTTTCCCCGTTTCGAAAAGACAACCGCGTAACCAGGGAGGGTTCCTTTAAGCCTTCAGAAGATAATCATTCTCCCTTCATCTCTGAAATGCCTTCCAAGACCACATCTGTTCCACTTCCTGAGTACAACCCCATCACTGACACTGGTAGTGATAACGCAAAGGAGTCCATTAAGGAACAGGACCCACAAAATATTGACAAAACGGACCTAGGCGATGATGGTGGCCATTGCCTTCCTGTCACCCTAGGAGGAGAGGATGCCACTGCAGAGGAGTCTATTGCAGGTCAGCTAGCCCCTGACGGTACCCTTCTAGACGTTGTTTATG atgcAGAGTGCTTGCAGCTGGCCCGAGACATGCAGGACATGAGAATCAAGAAGAAGAAGCGGCAGACCATTAGACCTCTCCCTGGCAGCCTGTACCTGGCCAAGACATCTGGGGTGGCCAGGCTGACCCTCAGGGAGGCTGTTGGAGGTCGGCACccggtacaacacacacacaaacag CTGTATGGCTACGGAGTGCACCGGCATGTTTTGGATATCAGCAGTGAGAGTGCCGAGGCGTTCCGCTTTGTCTGCCGACACTTCTTCAGACGCGAGGCGTTTGTAGAGGGGTGCATTCAGCTGGCCGACGGGGGTTGGCTCATCCCTCGCAACGATGGAACCGCAGGGAAACATGAGTTCCACAG AGCGTTGTGTGACAGCCCTGGCGTGGACCCCAAGCTGATCAGTGAGGCCTGGGTGTTCAACAACTACCGCTGGGTGGTGTGGAAACAGGCCTGCATGGAGAGGGCATTCCCAGCAGTGATGGGCAGCCTCTGTCTCACACCAGAACAGGTGCTCCTACAACTGAAATACAG gtACGACTTGGAGGTGGACAACAGCAAGAGGTCCGCTCTAAGGAAGATCATGGAGAGAGACGACACGGCagtcaagaccatggtgctttGTGTATGTGGTGTTGTCACCAAAGGCCATAACTCAACAAG GCAGAGCTGGAGTGAGACCAAGACCAAAACACCACCCGGGAGCGCCGCAGGGTCTAAAGCGACGTCGTCCCCAGTAGGCTTGATCTGGCTGACGGATGGCTGGTACGCCATCAAGGCCCAGCTGGACGTCCCACTGACCGCCATGCTCCACCGGGGCCGCCTGGCGATTGGGGGGAAGGTGCTGGTCCACGGGGCCGAGCTGGTGGGATCTCAGGATGCCTGCTCCCCACTAGAGGCTCCCGACTCCCTCATGCTGAAG ATTGGGGCCAATGGCACCAGAGTGGCGCGTTGGTACACCAGGCTAGGGTTCTACAGCAACCCTAGTccgttcctcctccccctctcctccctctacagcAACGGAGGCCCCGTGGGCTGTGTGGACATTGTGGTGCTGAGGAGCTACCCTACCCAG tGGATGGAGAAGAAGTCGGACGGAGGGTTTGCGTTCCGCGCAGGCcgtgcagaggagagggaggcgcGGCGTCACGGAGACGCCAAACACAAAGCCATGGAGATCCTGTTCGCCAAGATCCAGGCCCAGTTTGAGAAGGAGGACG TTTGCGGTAAACCCAGAGGCCGGAGACGGACCCTGCGTGGTCGTGACATTGAGACACTGCTGGACGGGGAGGAGCTGTACGACGCGGTGGAGAATGACCCAGTTTATCTGGAG GGCCGTCTGAGTGAGCAGCAACGGGAGGCGTTGAACAGCTATAGGCGTTGTGTCGGTGAGAGGAGGCAAGCGGCACTGCAGGAGCGGTTCCGCCAGGCTCTGGAAAGCACCCAGGAGGGCGAGGGCGGGAGCTGTCACAACCGAGACGTGACCCCCATCTGGAAGCTCAGCGTCGCTGACTCCAGGGCCAAGCCGGGCAGCAATG TGTACCTGTTGAATATCTGGCGCCCCTCCATGGATCTGCAGTCCTTGCTGAAGGAGGGCTGTCGATACAAGGCCTACAAACTATCCACGTCGGAGGGCAAGAAACGAGCCGGTAACACCTCCATTCAGCTCACCGCCACCAAGAAAACCCAGTTCCAGAATTTACAG GCTTCTGCAGGGTGGTTGTCTGAGCGTTTCCAAGCCCGAGAGGCGGTTGGCTTTCGCGTTCTCCTGAACCGGGACTTAAAGCCGCTCTGTGGAGAGGTGGATCTGGTAGGCTACGTCATCTCCATCACAGACCGACAAG GTCACTCTCCAGTGGTGTATCTAGTGGATGGCTGGCTGGACTTTGTCAAGGTGCGCTGCTGCAGCAGTCTGGTCCAGCAGGGCTTGGAGGAGGTGGTCAAGCCTCTGGCTCTGGTGGCTCTCAGTAACCTTCAGCTCAGAgcccatccctcctcccccacccctATCCGCAGCGCCATCCCTGGCCTATACGCTGGAGAACTGGTCTCGTTTTCCACCAACCCCAAGGAGCCACATCTACAGGAGGCTGCCACTCAACTCAGAACCCTTGTCCAG GGCCAGGAACACTTCTTCAGGACTGCAGAGGAGAGGTTATCTAACTTAGTCCAGGGGTCTGCCCAGTGTCGTCTTCCGCTGCCATGGACTCCAGGCTGGAAAGCAGATGCCAAACCAGATGCCAGGACTACT ATGACACCCCAGCAGTCAGTTCGAAGCGTTGGCCCCTTCACCCCCCTGAACAGGGTCGTCCCCCCACCCGCCTGCTCCTCCGGGGGGGACAACAAAGACCCCAAGAGCCTGAAAAGAAAGAGGTGCCTGGAGTACCTATGTCgtgtcccctctccccctccactctGCCCCTTGGGCACCATGACCTTACCCTCGCCGTCCGTCAACAAGACCTTCAACACACCTCGCAGGACCGAGACCCACCGGATCCTAAAGACACCTCTGGCCCCCACTCCACAGCATGTCCACCTGCCCCAAGAGGATGAGTGGGTGGAGGATGAAGAGCTGGTCATGATTGACACTCAGGCCCTACACGATGGCATAGGGATAGACACGTGA